The Oculatellaceae cyanobacterium DNA segment CTTAGTGAGGGAAACCCTACCCAATAATTAATACTTACCGCACCCGATCATAAATTGGTAGCAGAGTTTATTTTGTTTTTATTCTAATTAGCAATTTATAAAGTATATAACTAATAAGCAATCCCCTTTCAGCCAGGAAAGGGGATTTTATAAATAAAAGCTTAAGAAATTAGATGGTCAGAAATCGTTAGTTGATTGCCTATTGCTTATTGAACCTGAACCACCTAGGTAGCTTGAGCGGTTGATTCAACCACTCACTCAACTTGTTCATTCCTGCCTTAAGTTTCTGGCTTACTGCTTGCAAACCTTTACGACTGCGGAATTTTTCCTCTCCTGCAATAATTTGAGGCTCAGATTGAGCTAACCTGACTTTATATACTTGTTGATCTCCTGAGTCTAACTTTGGTAAATTCAAAGTCAGAACACCATTTTTTAGCTCAGTTTTAACTTGCTGAGGTTTCACCTCTGCGGGCATTGGAATTACACGCTGAAACTTGCTATAACTAAGTTGCGATCGCACGTAACCTCTATCCTCGGATTGTTTCTCGTAGCGATTCTCGCCAGTAATGTATACAGCGTATGGGCTGACTTCAACATCTAAATTCTTAGGATCTATACCTGGAACTTCAGCCCTAACAAGAATGCTAGAGTCAGTTTCTTCTATTTCAATCTTTAGTTCAGGAAAAATAGTAGATTCTGGATAGAGATTAAAGGAGTCAAAGCTAATTGGATCTAAGTCGTAAAATAGCCTGTCAAATTGGCGACGAAGCGAATCTGTTTCCAGGGATGGTTTCCAGCGAACGATAGTCATTAGTTGTTCACCCCCGTTAAGTAAAACCTTTAATCTTTGAATTACTTTTGACGAGTCACTTGATGATTAGGTGAGAGAGTTATTTATTACTTATCCTCTCTAATTAAAATTTAGTTAAAGCCAAAGCGTAAATATATGAAGTAAACCGTAAAATAATTAGTCGTGTTTCCCGCACTAATAGGTGATTTCAAATGCCCTGGGTTACATATGACTGATGTAGAGCGATCTCAGAACTGTCAAAAATATTTTAAAGCTTAAAACAGAGCCTTATAATGAGATCTTGCACCAAAAGAAGGGTCTAAGCAGAACAAGGTATTCAAAGGTAGATCCGGAGCGAAGTTTCAGGTAGTTCGCGCTTATTGACCGCGAACTATTTTTCAAAATTAATAATGAATAGATAGAGATTTCTTAATTTTCAACCCGATGACCTACTGTTTCACTGTCAGAATATAACTCTGACCCGCTAAAAAGTTAGTAGAATTCAAGGAATTATTTACCGCACTGTTGGAAACTTCAGCATGGGCAGATCAGGCAGGTCAAACAGTTGACCTTGAAAGTTTAAGCACTTTTCTTAAGCCTCAGTACCAGCAAAATCTGCAATGCTACAACGACGCGATAGCGCCAGCGCGCTCGCAGAGCTTCGCACATCTGAATCCCATTAGTCCTCAATTAGTTAATGAGATTTCTGCTAGTGATAAACAATTACCTACAACGCAATTCAAACAAAATGGTTCCATTGCTACTCAAGGGCGTAACAGATGGTATTATCGCCAACACAATTACAACCCGTTTCTAGGGCGGTTCAGCCCCAAGGTTCAGATCAAGGTTCAGCTACCCCCGCCGATTAACTTCCAACTTGCAAAACTTGGGAGTTACTGGTAATGAGCATTTCCGATGTGGTTAATGCTTTGCCTCTAACTAAGTTTTTGGGCTTTATTTACTAAATCAAAATATATTCTCGTTGTATCTTTCATGTTTTGATACTCTTCCTTTGTTTGCTTGTAGCGAGACTCTAACTCAAAATATAGGCTGCTTGAAAGAGTATTAGCTTCAAACTCATTAACTTTATTGGCGATCAGTGCTTCTTTGATTAAGTTCATATGAATCTTATTTAGCTCGTCTGTTTTATGCAAGAGAAGCTCCAGTTGGGCTAGTCCTCGTTCATAAATATCCAACTGGTTTGAATATAGGTCAGATTTTGAGACTAACCCTGCAAGCCTAGTCATTTCCAAATACTTTTTGTCTAGTGTCTCACTCTCTCGTTCCGTAGCTTGGCAATCAGCAATTATTGGAGCAAGATTACTAATTGAGCGAAGAGCTAGTTTCTTGTTGATCGCAACTGGTTGTAATGGTTCAACAGCAGCAATGTCGTAATAATTATACTCAATCTGCACCTCACCCTCATCACTCAAAATAGGGATAGCTACAAAGGCTTTATTTTTTTCAATTTCTACTGAGCTTAAATTTGGAATTGTCTGATTTAATAATGAAACTTTTTCCTTAACCCGCTTCACCCCTAAAAAGATAGCGTAGGGTTGAGAAGCTCCCTTAATTAATACCAACTTACACTTCTTTAAGACATTGATCTTTTCTGGGATAATTACCTGCTCCTTGTAGATGTAAGCAGCAATAGAAATACCAGAAACTATGGGTATTAAATACCAATATTGAATCAACCGTCCTAAAAAAAACAGGGCAAACAATGTCACAAAGCCACCCA contains these protein-coding regions:
- a CDS encoding Hsp20/alpha crystallin family protein; protein product: MTIVRWKPSLETDSLRRQFDRLFYDLDPISFDSFNLYPESTIFPELKIEIEETDSSILVRAEVPGIDPKNLDVEVSPYAVYITGENRYEKQSEDRGYVRSQLSYSKFQRVIPMPAEVKPQQVKTELKNGVLTLNLPKLDSGDQQVYKVRLAQSEPQIIAGEEKFRSRKGLQAVSQKLKAGMNKLSEWLNQPLKLPRWFRFNKQ